The Episyrphus balteatus chromosome 3, idEpiBalt1.1, whole genome shotgun sequence genome segment ttgatattttgataGATTAGTGTTGTTTATTTTAGATCgtctttaaatatatttgttgcccaaaagttgaaaaaaattaataaatgaaaaacgaGTTATTCGACGCGAAAGAAAGATGAATTTTGTTTACGCAGTTTTCATGAACTTGTGGGCttatcatttttaagaaaaaaaaaaaaaaaaaacaactcctaGACAAATAGTGTTACGATATCAtcagataacactggtcaacaaaatttaactttttttttgccacaagaaccaaaatatatttttcttatagttttcggggtgctgaatccgaatctgaagtcagaaaaatttgattggccttcgtttttgaaatattaccgttagaaatatcaaaaaacgtatttttggctgttttcgaggttctgtttttatggggggtaattcattagaaacaaatttgtaacggttattataagaacagatatttttctttcaaaaactttttaaattttcccgatatctcttttattgctcgagatatcttaagtttcatttaataagtcaaagagaaactaaacttaatctaaagtttaagtcactggtcacagaatttttgccacaagaaccaaaatatttttttctgaaggttttcgagttgctgaactcaaatccgcaatcggaaaaattctattagcctccgttcttgaaatataaccgttataaaaaaaacccttttttgcattttataacggtaatattttaagaacgaaggctaatagaatttttctgattgtggattcgagttcagcaaaccaaaaaccttcagaaaagtatattttgatttttgtggcaaaaaaagcgtaatttggttggccagtgttaccgttacaaatttattcacaattaattactccacataaaaacataacctcgaaagcagccaaaattacgttttttgacattttataacggtaatatttcaaaaacgaaggccaatcaaatttttctgacttcagattcggattcaacaccctaaaaactactagaaaagtatattttggttattgtggcaaaaaccttgttgaccagtgtaattagtgTTTCAAAATCTGATATTTCAAAGCTGATGAGCTCCCTCTTCCCATGAATTAAGAGGTCTTCTTGCATTttgctcaaaactggagggtgccTGGGCAAAACGGacatgaaaatcggttaaagcGGGTCAAAACACATGTTGCCCGGTCCAAAGTACCTACataccactttttttttgtgcctgTGATATtagccaaaatactatttagtgtcTAAAAAGTTGTCCCTATGGTTGAATTTCATTATTCTTGAAGAAAATGtacaaattagtaaaaaaaactatattgagttataaaattaacattatttacatttacaagtttgaaacccaaaCTTGGATTTAATTGTTTGCAAATCACGGATTTAATTGTTTGCAAATCACGGGTTTAATTGTTTGCAaatcttggtaacgcagtggtatttaaagttttaaagctgatttttggtaacacaatgaaataaactattaaaaatatttaatttttctgtgatttaacttcataggagacttaTGTTGTTCCAATAGTTTCAAATAGGAGTATCAGAGAGCTTAgttatatgattttacaaataaagctgaaatttgcagtaaagtaacgcagttgtttgatTTTGATCACTTTGTGTTTAAACTGTCATTCGTTCATAGCAATCACTTTGTAAAATTTGGATGCATTCAGTTGTTGCAGTCTTCTGCATTGTATTGTACTTCTAGTTCGATCAacctttgttactcctgctgtcatacaaAGCATGTCTTTCTtgaacttactctcatactttctGTTCATTGTCCTATATTGTGAACCACATGTGCGTGCTGGACGCACAATTGCGGTGTTGAGCTTTCCTTTCAGTtaagggggcatttttcgatcacagaagatatcAGACATTTTCCACCACTTCATGCACCCTACGCTTCCTTGGGTCCGTCTCTTAACCTTTAAGCTACAATTTTGGAATGATAACTGAGATTGAAATAATAAGTGGAGAAACTCAGAACGTTTATCTCGACATTTTCAACATTCAAACACTTCACTTGGTTTTTTGTGGGCTTGGGATCTTTTTTTCTACTGATCAATTAAACCATAGattctataaattaaaaaaaggaccATACCATATTTTCCAAATAATGACATTTTCACGATAAAGTTGAAGCGataattcaaatgttagtttagtGGTACAATAATAACCTTCATTTATGtgcttatttattatttttcagctTCACTTGCCAAAAACAACAGGCAACGACGAAAACTTCCGGCAAATGATTCAGGCACAACAACTAAAAAAGGCAGACCCAGTGCCGATATTGCAGCTAATTTAAAACTACCAGCTCACGGTTACCCTCTTGAGCATCCATTTAATAAAGATGGCTACAGATATATTTTGGCCGAGCCCGATCCACATGCTCCATTTAGGCAAGAATTTGATGAAAGTTCCGATTGGGCTGGAAAACCGATTCCGGGTTGGCTCTACAGAACTCTTGTACCGAATTCTGTACTTTTAGCATTACATGACAGAGCACCACAGTTGAAAATAGCAGAAGATCGATTAGCTGTAACAGGAGAAAAAGGTTATTCTATGGTTAGAGCAACTCATTGTAAGTTAAAAGATATACCTCCTATTTATTAATTTGGATTTAATGATGTAATTTTTCTTGTAGCTGTGAATCGAGGAAGATGGTATTTCGAAATAACTATTGAAGAAATGCCCGAGGGATCAGCAACACGTTTAGGTTGGGGTCAAGAATATGGCAATCTACAAGCTCCATTAGGTTATGACAAATTTGGTTATTCATGGAGGTCCCGGAAAGGTACAAGATTTCATGAAAGTCATGGAAAACATTACAGCGAAGCGTATATAGAAGGAGATACATTGGGATTTCTTATTGACTTGCCCGAAGTTGAATTAACCGAATACTTACCAAGCACCTTCAAAGATAGAgtgagtaaaattaaaatttaaaaaaatactaaaattgtatagaaaattcaaatttccaGCCTCTTGTAAAATTCAAAAGTCATCTCTACTACGAGGACAAGGATAGAGTGCAGGAAActctcaaaaatttcaaaactttacctcaaagtaaaattgaatttttcaaaaatggaaaatcacAAGGAGTTGCATTTACCGACATTTATGGTGGATCTTATTATCCAActatttcaatttataaaagtGCTACTGTGAGTGTTAATTTTGGACCGAATTTCAAAAGCCCAGAAATTTTGACTGAGTATGATGCAAAAGGGGTAAGATTGTGAAAGGATGGATGtcttaaatagtttttaaaatatatatattttttttagatgtttgACAGAGTTGAAGAACTAATAAGCGAACAATCTTTATCTGATTTGTTGTTCCTAACGGAAAATCGTGGAAGGCTGAGACTGGACAATTACCATTTGTGAATGAATTAGTTTAAGAGTTTGGAATAAACAAACAATTAGGTGGTATGTGTTTAAAACGACGCAagcaaattatattttaaaaatcaaacaagttGGTATACAAAATTATACAGAAAAAGTTTGTATTGAATCATCAAATATAGTAATAAAtcataagaaatttaaaatcgcAGAAAATATCGAGGAAagaataaagaaaattaaatataatatcAAAAGCCTATTATGTAGATCTAGTAATGTAAATTTAAGCTCTCGTATAAAATTTTCTCCTGGTTGTGTTAAAAAATCACATTTCTTAACCAACTGTAAATATTTTATctttcataaataaaagttaaagtaaagtaaatgtcaaatattgaaAATCTAAGCAATTTGGAACTCTAAGAACAATTACGCAAGTGCAACCCAGTTGttccttttgatttttatgTCATACAACAATTTAATATAGAAGCTGTGATtattaccgttcgattaagctgatgttacacaccatgaagatcgttgaacGGGTCTTGGGTGCCGACTGAAATTATTATGAAATAACATAGGAATTGCTTGAAGGATTTTCAACCGACAACTACGAGATCTTATATAGGTGACCCAAAGGCAACGAAGAGTTTCTGAAACCTATGTATGAacatggacatgtatgatggagcagttacaAAAGTAAGAAGGGCAGCTGGAGTCAcaaaagaattcgaaatcacaatAGGTGTGGCGCGAAATTGCTGCTAAATTCTGCGTGGTCTAAAAACTCTTGACACacgcaaatgcaaaaacaccatcATTCAGCTGGCCTCAGAAAtgaaacaatacaaaaccgggaggctttcCATTGATTTCTgacgtaaaaacggtaaatctCACAGGATTATTCTTCATCTGAATTATTTAGCAAAAAATAATTCGCATAAAGGAGAAGGATCAACCGAATAAGATGTGAATATATTCCAAAAAGCTAAAACACATGGACTGAATGCAGCGAATGGACGAAACGGGGTTTAGAGAGAGAAAAACGATGGACAACTGCCCTGCATCAGGCTTCAATCATATAtcgagaaaacaaaaataaagtaagtaccagttctttatattttttacaagTTCTATTAGTCTCAGaccccacagcaaattttgggagtggaggtatgaCCAAAATGTAAGTATGCACTTTTATAGTcacaaaagtctggcagctttcaATCACGgctttatattgattttaaggGGCTAAAAAAcgtgagttttccaattaatataAGTAGGCTAAATAAGTAACAAATTCACATTCTAAATATAAGGATTTTCCATAAGCCTGGATACCTCGGCGATGCGACAAAAAGAAGTCAAGactgcgatcaatagaactctaGATATAAACTGTTTAAGCACTGAATAattattacaaatagaagtgacaccgcagattactcatgcgactataagagtaccggaagatagatgaactacaggtttccgcctcaactatcatgtattttcgagttgagtcttaactaataatttttttaaatcttcataagaaaattaataattattataatacatttcaaagagcttatattgatataagtttcgtattttgaaaagtcatattagtctagagaacaaggacgatgcctcttactcctactggcctaggttcgaataccggtaaaatttgaattttttttttgcggagattttttttgagaaatttaattaatttttattctagtaatgtaaaaaaaaaaaaagaatctcaatttcccgtcagattcgaacctgcaggtaaacttaacagacattcaccttatc includes the following:
- the LOC129914024 gene encoding set1/Ash2 histone methyltransferase complex subunit ASH2, with amino-acid sequence MEVVHPEKKIKMDIGEAEKRKEDTPGICYCGKDRNLNIVELLCANCNRWHHESCISYQLGRLVPFITNYVFICKNCSPSGLESFRKTQATIPQMCVTAIANMQQNSVKEGKNQLLFSKDKEIIPFIDTYWEAMTTMPRRLTISWHSTVQRALLKDIQIAFTYEESVENGAMFGLFNGDLTKIKPNYDAMVKLGALRLTEDGYAQASLAKNNRQRRKLPANDSGTTTKKGRPSADIAANLKLPAHGYPLEHPFNKDGYRYILAEPDPHAPFRQEFDESSDWAGKPIPGWLYRTLVPNSVLLALHDRAPQLKIAEDRLAVTGEKGYSMVRATHSVNRGRWYFEITIEEMPEGSATRLGWGQEYGNLQAPLGYDKFGYSWRSRKGTRFHESHGKHYSEAYIEGDTLGFLIDLPEVELTEYLPSTFKDRPLVKFKSHLYYEDKDRVQETLKNFKTLPQSKIEFFKNGKSQGVAFTDIYGGSYYPTISIYKSATVSVNFGPNFKSPEILTEYDAKGMFDRVEELISEQSLSDLLFLTENRGRLRLDNYHL